Sequence from the Pelodiscus sinensis isolate JC-2024 chromosome 30, ASM4963464v1, whole genome shotgun sequence genome:
gagaagtctgaaggaacgcctaacatagtgaatgctagtgggaagggggtagttttagaaggtaaaataaaaaaaaagaaaaagttaaaaatcacctagaaaagttagatgcctgcaagtcaccagggcctgatgaaatgcatcttagaatactcaaggagctgatagaggaggtatctgagcctctagctatcatcttggaaaatcatgggagacaggagagattccagaaaactggaaaagggcaaatctagcgcccatctataaaaaaggaaataagaacaacccaggaaactacagaccaggcagtttaacttctgtgccagggaaggtaatggagcaagtaattaaggaaatcatctgcaaatacctggaagataataaggtgatagggaacagccagcctggatttgtaaagaacaaatcacgtcaaaccaatctgatagctttctttggtaggataaagagccttgtggataagggagaagcggtggatgtcatatacctagactttagtgaggtgtttgatacggtctcgcatgatattcttattgataaactagacaaatacaacttagatggggttactataaggtggatgcataattaGCTGGATAACCGTTGTCAGAGAGTAGTAATTAATGGTTtgcaatcctgctggaaagggataacaagtggggtttcacaggggtctactttgggaccagctctgttcaatatcttcatcaacgatttagatattggtatagaaagtacgcttattaagtttgcagatgataccaagctgggaggggttgtgactgctctggaggatagggtcataattcaaactgatctggacaaactggagaagtgatctgaggtaaacaggatgaagtttaataaggacaaatgcaaagtgctccacttaggaaggaacagtcagtttcacacacacagaatgggaagcgactgttgaggaaggagtccggcagaaagggatctaggggttatagtggatgacaAGCTAAATAATGCAACCCAGCCATCCCCTAGCCAAGGGACAGAACCCGGCTCTGAACCTGGATTTTAACTCTCCCACCTCGTTGCGCAACCAGAGCAGAacagcggctgggggaggggactgcagcTTGCGAGGGGGAGGAAActcaggctgggctgtggggcattCAGCCCCTCTGCCGAGCAGGCCTGACACCTGGGCCTCTCCAAGGCACAGGAGCGAGGCAGAGCCGGGCTGTGCAGGGACCCTTGGCGGGGTTTAGGGCTGCGGCCGACGCATTTTATCCTGGATCCAACGGATGAAAGTGGAGACTCTCGTGTACACGCCCGGGGGAGTCCCATCCTTGGTCCCCCAGGAGACGATGCCCTGGGGTTTTCCATCACACACCAGGGGGCCGCCGGAGTCGCCCTGCAGAACAAAACAGGCCATGGATGGAAAACAGCTCAGGGAGTCATTTCCCCACTGCTCACCAGCTCAGGGACACCCCGATgccacccaccccctccttggCCCCTGACAAGCCCAGCCCACTTGTCTCAGCCCGATCACTGACACCCTCCCACAGAGCAGTGATGCACGAAGAGCTTCAAGCCAGGGGCAGATTTACCTTTGCAGAATCTCTGCACTTCTGTGGGTGCCCCACACACAGCATGGTCGCCGGGTCGTAGTTATCATCATCTGAGCACTCGTcatcctccagcacctccacGTCCACCTCCCGCAGCGCGTTGGCAGCAGATGAAATATCGTTAGCAATGGTGAGACCCCAGCCGGCCACACTACACACCATCCCGGGCTCCACCGTTTCACCAGTTTTAGGCAGGGGGATGGTATTCACAAATTTATTCAGCTTCGCAGGCTTCGCCAGCTGTGACATAGCAAGGGTGAAGGATGAAGATAAATATGAAGGTTGAACTAAAGGGAAAAGAAATAGACATCATGGCAGTAAAACAAATAATTTTGCTTCTAGGCCATACTGATGGGTAAAAGACCACacttggggtgggggatgggatgggggcggtacctgcagcagtgtgaggtcactggggttggggggatgggatggggcggtacctgcagcagtgtgaggtcactgggggtgggggatgggatggggctggtacctgcagcagtgtgaggtcactgggggtgggggatgggatggggcggtacctgcagcagtgtgaggtcactgtgggtgggggatgggatgggggtggtacctgcagcagcgtgaggtcagtgggggtgggggatgggatgggggcgatacctgcagcagtgtgaggtcactgggggtgggggatgggatggggctggtacctgcagcagtgtgaggtcactgggggcgggggatgggatggggcggtacctgcagcagtgtgaggtcactgggggtgggggatgggatgggggcggtacctgcagcagtgtgaggtcactgggggtgggggatgggatggggcggtacctgcagcagtgtgaggtcactggggtgggggatgggatgggggcggtacctgcagcagtgtgaggtcactgggggtgggggatgggatggggcggtacctgcagcagtgtgaggtcactgggggtgggggatgggatgggggtggtacctgtagcagtgtgaggtcactgggggtgggggatgggatgggggtggtacctgcagcagtgtgaggtcactgggggtgggggatgggatgggggtggtacctgtagcagtgtgaggtcactgggggtgggggatgggatggggcagtacctgcagcagtgtgaggtcactggggggtgggggatgggatgggggcggtacctgcagcagtgtgaggtcactgggggtggggggatgggatgggggcggtacctgcagcagtgtgaggtcactgggggtgggggatgggatggggtggtacctgcagcagtgtgaggtcactgggggtgggggatgggatggggtggtacctgcagcagtgtgaggtcactgggggtgggggatgggatgggggcggtacctgcagcagtgtgaggtcactgggggcagagggatgggatgggggcggtacctgcagcagtgtgaggtcactggggctgggggatgggatgggggcggtacctgcagcagtgtgaggtcactggggtgggggatgggatggggcggtacctgcagcagtgtgaggtcactggggtgggggatgggatgggggtggtacctgcagcagtgtgaggtcactgggggtgggggatgggatggggcggtacctgcagcagtgtgaggtcactgggggtgggggatgggatggggcggtacctgcagcagtgtgaggtacctgggggtgggggatgggatgggggcggtacctgcagcagtgtgaggtcactgggggtgggggatgggatggggcggtacctgcagcagtgtgaggtcactgggggtgggggatgggatggggtggtacctgtagcagtgtgaggtcactgggggtgggggatgggatgggggtggtacctgcagcagtgtgaggtcactgggggtgggggatgggatggggcggtacctgcagcaacATGATGTCATTTTTCTTAGTTCTGTTGTTGTATTTTTCATGGGGGATCTTTTTCGACACTTTGATCTTTTGTTGTTCTCTTCGCTTTTCTAAGCTGTGGGCTCCCAGGACGGCCGTGATCGTGCTGTAAAGCAAAGCGCGATGCCCGGCGCGTGAGCGGCAGTGGCTTGGGGGTGCTTGGGTCTCACACAGAAATGCTGCTTTGCAGGGCTCAGGGAGCAGCTGTTCTCAGGCTCAGACCTAGGACTCTGCTGCTGAGATTAAAATCCCGTGAAGCCCTACAGACCAGGCCCCGGATGGGCTGCCTGAGATAGGCATGGGGACTTTCCGTCTATGGCTTCTGCACAAAGCCTTGCCCAGTGGTCCTGGATCCTCGCTGCTGTCTCTCCCAGTGCTTTGGGCTCTTCCCTGAGTTGCTTCACTCCCTGTTCTCCTCCTGGTCCCagctcttctgcaccccagtgaCCCTGCAAAGCTAGATTCAGGCACGGGCCTGTATTGAGCCctacccaccccacagcccagcatcctgcagagctgccctggggctaGGACCCCTCCCTGCCCTATGCTGGGCCCTGGACCAGACTCAGCTGGTGTCTCTGCCCACAGCCCCATTGATTTATCCAGCACTGGAGCTGGGCCGTGGGTTGCAGAGGCCGCTAGGGACTCATCGACTCTCCCTGAGCAGGTCAGACCCCTGAGCTCTGctccctcagcctggccaccccatGCTCCTTCTCTGCCTTCCACTGTGGCCCCAGAGCTCCCagttctccctcccccgctggtcccacccacccccacgtCCCAGTCCAGAGGCACTTACTCTCCCTGGCAGTGAGCGGCCGTCAGCACAAAGTTCTTTGCCACCAGGAAGCCGCCGCAGCGAAACGTCTCCTCTCCAACTTGTATGTCCAGATACGCCATGTAGGGCCTGGAGTGGGGTTTGGCTTCCTTGCCCCCGATGATCTCACCTGGGGGGAGACCACAGCCATACAAAGGGTCTCGTCACCTCCCTGGGCTGGCACtgagctccccagccctcaggGGAGCCCCCACAATCTCATTCCACCCCACTCTCCCTAGGCGATCCCTGGGCCTGGGTTATTTTTGCTCTTCCTCCATCTTCCCGGAGGGGATAACACTGATCGGTGCATGCTGAGAAtcacccccactcctcccacacacacacacgtcctctTTCACAGTCTGAAACCCTGTGTTCAtcagaacgtaagaacggccagacggggtcagaccaaaggtccatccagcccagtagcctgtctgccgacagtggccaaggccaagtgccccagagggagtgagcagaacagggaatgatcaatccatctctctcctgccatccatctccaccctctgacaaacagaggctggggacaccattccttacccagcctggctaatagccattaacggacctaacctccaggaatctatctagctcttttttgaactttgttaaagtcctagccttcaccacatcctctggcaaggagttccacaggttaactctgcaCTGCTTGACGAAAAACTTTCTTTTCGTTATTTTAAACATGCTGTCTGTTCATTTTATtcggtgacccctacttcttttGTTATGGCATCAAGTTAATAActtttttccttgttcactttctctaTACCCGTCATGactttacagacctctatcatatcccccctcaggctcctcttttccaagctgaaaagtcccagtctctttaatctctcctcatatggaacccgttccaaacccctcatcattttagttgcctttctctggcagtttccaatgccaagagatgtTTTTCGGGATGAAgtgatcacatctgtacgcagtattccagatgtgtgCGTCCCATCGagttatacagaggcaataagatattctctgtcttattcgctatcccCTTTTCCATCCCTTTACAGGATGAATACATTTTAAAGTCTATTATTCTGAAGATTTTTCTCAccccatgttcatgcaaattttCTGGCTGAAGTAAATCAGGATCCTTCTCTCAGTCCAGTGCTGCTGTATTTGTACTCCTTGTGTTGTGAGTGCCAAGGGTGGAGAGACAGCGGGAGGTTATTTAGGGTGTCTGCTCCCCCTTCTAAATTCCAGCTAGCATTTAGGGGACACACAGTCTATGTGGATGGGAATCCCAAGCTGTTTGTTCATCACAATTGACTATTTTTACCCTTCCTGCCCCAGAATGACCAATGGACCATTTAATTACACTTACAACGGCTAGTAGCAATTGTGTGTTTTTCTTTCATCTCTGGAGAGCTAGTTTGTGGCTGTTCCCCACCTTTGGAAGATGCCATAGCCACACCACACAGTAGAATGTGCTAATATTACAGGCTACACATAaggacaataatgatcagcaaattatgaatTTTCATATGATACAGCACAGGGCATGTTTTCTTTAGAATTATCTGAATCCTGTAGAAGGGGTGAACATACAGGTACAGTGTGTCCCAAGTACCTCCCACAGAAGTAAATCCCCGAGGCTGCCTGTTCTCCCCAAAGTCCCATGGTCCCTCAAACCCAGCTGTACTCACCAGACCAAGTCCCAGGCAGCAGGAGAAAGGCCATGGGGAGCAGAAACAAGATGTGGACCTGCATGTTTGCAGTCAGTACAAGAACAGTGCCCTGCTGCAGGCATAGGGGCTTTATAGACTCAGTTTTGGGTGTACTCAAGGGAGCAGGAAACCTCACAGTCACCCACACGCTCATCTAACTGCAGGGCTCAAGTACGTCTGTTTCTAGCCACAGCCGACCACACGGGCTGGGGGGAAGGATAGAACATGAGTCAGCCCAGTAGCTGGATCCCTGCACAGCTGGCCGGATGATGTCCCATGGGATGGAGAAAACCCCGGTGGGGACGTGTCTAGCAGGGTCCAGGGCTGCTCTGGGTGACAGTACACAGCTGGGCACATCTGGGGCTCGGACTcagctgccccatccctgcttatCTCCCTGCTGGTGTCTCTGTGGTGGGCACTGGGGTGACAGCGACTGATCTCGGTGGCGGGTGGGAACGGGGCCCTTCGATCTTTCTCAGGGTGGGCCAGATGTGAGCCAGCTGTGACTGGGTAGAAAAGCCATCAGCCCCCATCCCAGCAACTGCAGGGGGAGGGTTTCTGAGAAGCCCCCCCAATGACTCTGTGACCACGTGACGGGGATGTGGCTGTTTCTGTGACAACCTGCCCCTGGGAGCTCTGACTGTCCAGAGGGGAAATGACAGAGACCCTGGGAGACCCGGTTTGTAGCTCCCTTCAGTATCACCgtacccccgctctaaccactagacggCACCACAGGTGGAAAGTAACTAAGTAGAAACACCTGGGTACACGACTCAAGGACATTTGTGCGGCATTCGTGCTTTACTCCTGTCATTTGTGTTTGGGAAACTTCCTCTTTGACTCAAGTAGCTTttttagaatagtaatagagatgtagctgtgttagtttggtgtagctgaaacaaaagacaggactatgctgcactttaaagactaacaagatggtttattagatgatgagctttcgtgggccagacccacttcctcagatcagagaaAAGATTTAGCTAGCTACAGCCATCTAGCTAACAAACAAACACTGCTTCCATACATTTAAGCTGtgatacttttgtatttttactcaagtagttttccagaaggactcctggacttttagggtatgtctacactacaaagttagttcgaactaactttcctaggcgctacactagcgctccgttagttcgaatttaattcgaactagcggagcgcttagttcgaactaggtaaacctcattttacgaggattaagcctagttcgaactagctagttcgaattaaggggtgtgtagccccttaattcgaactagtgggaggctagccctccccaggtttccctggtggtcactctggccaacaccagggaaactcgtctgcccccctcccggcccca
This genomic interval carries:
- the LOC102458389 gene encoding mast cell protease 1A-like, with the translated sequence MQVHILFLLPMAFLLLPGTWSGEIIGGKEAKPHSRPYMAYLDIQVGEETFRCGGFLVAKNFVLTAAHCQGDTITAVLGAHSLEKRREQQKIKVSKKIPHEKYNNRTKKNDIMLLQLAKPAKLNKFVNTIPLPKTGETVEPGMVCSVAGWGLTIANDISSAANALREVDVEVLEDDECSDDDNYDPATMLCVGHPQKCRDSAKGDSGGPLVCDGKPQGIVSWGTKDGTPPGVYTRVSTFIRWIQDKMRRPQP